A window of the Candidatus Paraluminiphilus aquimaris genome harbors these coding sequences:
- the rpsU gene encoding 30S ribosomal protein S21: MPSVKVKENEPFDVALRRFKRSCEKAGLLAEVRKREHYEKPTTVRKRAAAAAVKRHLKKMSRENRKRQRLY; encoded by the coding sequence ATGCCTTCAGTTAAGGTAAAAGAAAACGAGCCCTTTGACGTTGCCCTGCGCCGTTTCAAGCGCTCATGCGAGAAAGCAGGGCTACTTGCAGAAGTGCGTAAGCGCGAACACTACGAGAAGCCAACGACTGTGCGTAAGCGCGCCGCTGCTGCCGCTGTTAAGCGCCATCTCAAGAAAATGTCTCGGGAAAACCGCAAGCGTCAGCGTCTGTATTAA
- the tsaD gene encoding tRNA (adenosine(37)-N6)-threonylcarbamoyltransferase complex transferase subunit TsaD: MRVLGIETSCDETGVALYDTERGLLADALYSQIAVHAEYGGVVPELASRDHIRKTLPLVDEVIKTAGLVKQDIDAVAYTSGPGLLGALIVGATMARSIAAGLGVPSLGIHHMEGHLMAPLLSDEPPDYPFVALLVSGGHTQLIRANAFGDYCLLGESLDDAAGEAFDKTAKLLGLPYPGGPQVARLAEQGNPDRFSFPRPMVKHPGLDFSFSGLKTHVGTCIRDLSSEGALSPKDKADVARCFEEAVVDTLVIKCKRALKQENVRTLVMAGGVSANKRLRERLQSALGQLGAEVLYPEPKLCTDNGAMIAFAGALRLAAGESDPDAPEVRARWPITELEPPTASKKGNQL; this comes from the coding sequence TTGCGAGTATTAGGCATAGAAACGAGCTGCGATGAGACGGGGGTTGCCCTCTACGATACTGAGCGAGGGTTGCTTGCCGATGCCCTGTATTCGCAGATCGCGGTCCATGCCGAATACGGTGGCGTGGTTCCTGAGTTGGCTTCACGCGACCATATACGCAAGACCTTACCGTTAGTGGATGAGGTGATAAAAACTGCTGGATTGGTTAAGCAGGATATCGATGCGGTTGCCTATACCTCTGGGCCGGGACTCTTAGGCGCCTTAATCGTGGGTGCAACGATGGCAAGGTCGATAGCTGCGGGCCTCGGCGTGCCATCACTCGGTATACATCATATGGAAGGGCATCTCATGGCGCCGCTATTGTCCGATGAGCCGCCTGATTACCCCTTTGTGGCACTTTTGGTGTCCGGAGGGCACACGCAGCTAATCCGTGCCAACGCGTTCGGCGATTACTGCTTACTTGGTGAGTCGTTAGATGATGCGGCTGGTGAGGCCTTCGACAAGACGGCTAAGCTCCTGGGATTGCCTTATCCCGGTGGGCCGCAGGTGGCGCGGCTTGCTGAGCAGGGAAATCCGGATCGCTTTTCATTTCCGCGGCCTATGGTTAAACACCCGGGGCTGGATTTCAGTTTCTCGGGATTAAAAACCCACGTTGGTACCTGCATACGCGATCTGAGTTCGGAGGGCGCCTTGAGTCCTAAAGACAAAGCGGATGTCGCGCGCTGCTTCGAAGAGGCGGTCGTGGATACGTTGGTGATCAAGTGCAAACGTGCGCTTAAGCAAGAGAATGTCCGTACCCTCGTTATGGCGGGAGGCGTGAGCGCTAACAAAAGATTGCGAGAGCGACTGCAGAGCGCCCTCGGGCAATTGGGTGCAGAGGTGCTCTATCCTGAGCCCAAGCTGTGTACTGACAACGGCGCGATGATTGCCTTTGCCGGTGCCTTGAGACTCGCTGCGGGAGAAAGCGATCCCGACGCACCCGAAGTGCGAGCGAGATGGCCCATTACCGAGCTGGAGCCTCCGACGGCGTCCAAAAAAGGGAACCAATTATGA
- the folB gene encoding dihydroneopterin aldolase: MKGVVTIKGLEPEAVIGCYDWEREIKQRLIIDLAMTTDFAAAAKSDDLPDALDYAAISQQVISFVEQTEFQLLEALSAAIATEIFQSWPVSELRIDIDKPNAVPAAASVGVSLNVNRAQCLRD; encoded by the coding sequence ATGAAGGGGGTGGTGACAATTAAGGGGCTAGAGCCTGAGGCGGTCATTGGGTGTTACGACTGGGAGCGCGAGATCAAACAGCGGTTAATTATTGATCTGGCCATGACGACAGATTTCGCGGCCGCGGCAAAAAGCGATGACTTACCCGATGCACTCGACTACGCGGCAATCTCGCAGCAAGTCATCTCCTTTGTAGAGCAGACAGAGTTTCAGCTACTCGAAGCGTTGTCGGCGGCGATTGCTACTGAGATTTTCCAGTCTTGGCCAGTCTCTGAGTTGCGCATTGATATTGATAAACCCAATGCGGTGCCCGCAGCGGCGTCTGTCGGTGTGTCGCTGAACGTCAATCGAGCGCAATGTTTGAGAGATTGA
- a CDS encoding tRNA nucleotidyltransferase, with product MDILRVGGAVRDELLGYAFDEVDWVVVGANPDDLLNAGFKQVGNDFPVFLHPTTGEEYALARTERKVGRGYNGFTVHADPTVTLEEDLRRRDLTINAMARSAQGELIDPYGGEKDLRARRLRHVSDSFIEDPLRVLRVCRFAARYHHLRFEVADETMDLMGLMVKRGELAELAPDRLWRETERALTERHPEVFFSLLHSLGLDTPMYPFTLSQKAIERLASVRNQFGDSLRRWAVLTADDFSLELAHRAVIPKRHLAISRLTADLLLREKPRSASDALDLLDRLDAFRQGSLFEAVLDVIDCIDTRFEAADILRIQTIRTIAASIGGKAFAAQGLTGKDVKLAIQKERVDATKHLF from the coding sequence ATCGACATACTCAGAGTCGGGGGTGCCGTTCGCGATGAGCTCTTGGGCTATGCTTTTGATGAAGTTGACTGGGTCGTTGTTGGCGCCAACCCCGATGACCTGTTAAATGCAGGCTTCAAACAAGTTGGCAACGACTTCCCCGTGTTTCTTCACCCAACAACCGGTGAGGAGTACGCGCTAGCCCGGACGGAGCGCAAGGTCGGGAGAGGATACAACGGCTTCACTGTGCACGCAGATCCCACAGTGACACTCGAAGAGGATCTCCGGCGCAGGGACTTAACCATCAATGCAATGGCCCGCTCAGCACAAGGCGAGCTCATCGATCCGTACGGTGGTGAAAAGGATTTACGCGCGCGAAGACTGCGTCACGTTTCAGACAGTTTCATAGAAGACCCCTTGAGGGTATTGAGAGTATGTCGTTTCGCCGCTCGGTATCATCATCTGCGATTCGAAGTGGCAGACGAAACCATGGACCTCATGGGGTTAATGGTGAAGAGAGGAGAACTCGCGGAGCTCGCCCCAGATCGCTTATGGCGAGAGACTGAACGTGCACTGACTGAGCGACATCCAGAGGTTTTCTTTAGCCTCTTGCATTCGCTGGGACTGGATACTCCTATGTACCCATTTACCCTCAGTCAAAAGGCGATCGAGCGGCTCGCCTCTGTGCGAAATCAGTTTGGCGATAGTTTGCGTCGCTGGGCGGTGCTTACCGCTGATGACTTTTCGCTTGAGCTTGCGCATCGCGCCGTTATCCCTAAACGGCATTTGGCCATATCGAGGCTTACCGCAGACCTATTGTTACGAGAAAAACCTCGGTCAGCGTCCGATGCATTGGACTTACTCGATCGGTTAGATGCGTTTCGTCAGGGGTCGCTTTTCGAGGCAGTGTTAGATGTAATCGACTGCATAGATACCCGATTTGAGGCCGCCGATATTTTGCGAATCCAGACGATACGAACTATCGCTGCATCGATTGGCGGAAAAGCGTTCGCCGCTCAAGGACTGACAGGCAAAGACGTAAAGTTAGCGATTCAAAAAGAGCGTGTCGACGCGACAAAACATCTTTTCTGA
- a CDS encoding symmetrical bis(5'-nucleosyl)-tetraphosphatase, translating to MTTYVVGDIQGCFDPFQCLLERVNFDPAKDVIWSVGDLINRGPANLETLRWFFAHRDRAVVVLGNHDLHLMAVAAGARKMSKSDNFGDILQAPDRDSLLAWLRQQPLAHHDQGVTLVHAGIPPMWSIKQTLRYAKEVETVLQGPNYKAFFDAMYGNEPVVWSDKLGGMTRLRVITNYLTRMRYCTKKGKLDLINKGPKPKTDALKGKKVAPWFSHEERRAAADTIIFGHWASLEGVTDSPNAIALDTGCVWGNKMTMLDLDARTLHRCRCK from the coding sequence ATGACAACTTATGTAGTGGGAGACATACAAGGGTGTTTTGACCCGTTCCAGTGCCTGCTTGAACGGGTAAACTTCGACCCAGCAAAAGACGTCATCTGGAGCGTTGGCGATCTTATCAACCGTGGCCCCGCGAATTTAGAGACACTTCGGTGGTTCTTTGCCCATCGTGACCGCGCGGTCGTCGTCCTAGGGAATCACGATCTTCATTTAATGGCCGTAGCGGCAGGGGCCAGAAAGATGTCCAAGTCCGATAACTTCGGCGATATTTTACAGGCACCCGACAGAGATTCCCTGCTCGCGTGGTTGCGACAGCAACCTCTGGCCCACCATGATCAAGGGGTTACCTTGGTTCACGCTGGCATCCCACCTATGTGGAGTATTAAGCAGACACTCCGATACGCCAAAGAAGTTGAAACGGTGCTCCAGGGACCTAACTACAAGGCGTTTTTTGATGCGATGTACGGCAATGAACCCGTTGTCTGGAGCGATAAGCTCGGGGGAATGACTCGTTTGCGAGTCATAACCAACTACCTGACGCGCATGCGCTACTGCACCAAAAAGGGCAAGCTCGACTTAATCAACAAAGGCCCTAAACCCAAAACAGATGCGCTCAAAGGAAAGAAAGTGGCACCTTGGTTCTCTCACGAAGAACGTCGAGCCGCCGCAGACACTATTATATTTGGTCATTGGGCGTCGCTTGAAGGGGTGACAGATTCCCCCAATGCCATAGCTCTGGATACCGGATGTGTTTGGGGCAACAAGATGACAATGCTCGATCTGGATGCACGCACCTTGCACAGGTGTCGGTGCAAATGA
- the rsmA gene encoding 16S rRNA (adenine(1518)-N(6)/adenine(1519)-N(6))-dimethyltransferase RsmA, with the protein MSHKAPRKGRPGATAHAPRKRFGQNFLTDQGVITAIARAISPSRDDNLVEIGPGQGALTDALFDSGCAINAIEIDRDLQSQLRVMFFNRDLTLHNADALKFDFSQLSQSANDLRVVGNLPYNISTPLIFKLLDNLELIKDMHFMLQKEVVDRLAATPGTKAWGRVSVMTQIDCDVESLFEVPPEAFFPRPKVQSAIVRITPKVQRHRPDCSRVCLSKLVQLAFAQRRKTLRNNLKGIIDEATIEALDIDPACRAETLTLDQLIDLSLQLDAAA; encoded by the coding sequence ATGAGTCATAAAGCCCCGCGTAAAGGCAGGCCCGGTGCTACCGCGCATGCGCCAAGAAAGCGCTTTGGCCAAAACTTTCTTACCGACCAAGGTGTGATTACAGCCATAGCGAGAGCCATATCGCCTAGTCGAGATGACAACCTTGTAGAAATTGGTCCGGGGCAAGGTGCACTGACCGACGCTCTTTTCGATAGCGGTTGTGCCATCAACGCGATCGAAATAGATCGAGATCTTCAGTCACAGTTACGCGTCATGTTTTTTAATCGCGATTTAACATTACATAATGCGGATGCGTTGAAATTTGATTTCTCTCAATTATCTCAATCTGCAAATGATTTAAGGGTGGTTGGAAATCTCCCCTACAACATTTCCACACCCCTTATCTTTAAGCTTCTAGATAATTTAGAGCTGATTAAAGACATGCATTTTATGTTGCAGAAAGAGGTGGTTGACCGCTTAGCGGCGACACCGGGAACAAAAGCGTGGGGACGCGTGAGCGTCATGACACAAATTGATTGTGACGTGGAGTCGCTGTTTGAGGTTCCGCCCGAAGCGTTTTTCCCAAGGCCCAAAGTGCAATCGGCTATTGTGCGCATCACACCAAAAGTCCAGCGCCACCGGCCTGACTGCTCTCGTGTGTGTCTTTCAAAATTGGTTCAGCTCGCTTTTGCGCAGCGGAGGAAAACACTGCGCAATAACTTAAAGGGCATTATTGATGAGGCCACCATTGAGGCCTTGGACATCGATCCTGCTTGTCGAGCAGAGACACTGACACTCGATCAGCTCATCGATCTGTCGCTGCAACTAGACGCAGCCGCGTAG
- a CDS encoding H-NS histone family protein, producing the protein MSEAQVLQSIARSKAAANRAVKALDIKQLERAIKNLSAAAQTLKERDSQRAERKKELAVKKLKSMMDQLGISADDIVTPKKPISTRKKTTGPKKGNKVAPKYQITVDGQTYQWTGRGRTPVVFRKHVEQGGSLDDCLI; encoded by the coding sequence ATGAGTGAAGCACAGGTACTGCAATCAATCGCACGTTCTAAAGCGGCTGCAAATCGCGCAGTTAAAGCACTTGATATTAAACAGCTAGAGCGCGCCATTAAGAATCTATCAGCTGCAGCTCAAACTTTAAAAGAACGTGATTCACAGCGCGCAGAGCGTAAAAAAGAGCTCGCCGTTAAAAAATTAAAATCGATGATGGATCAACTTGGAATATCAGCAGACGATATTGTTACGCCCAAGAAACCCATTTCAACTCGCAAAAAAACGACTGGGCCTAAGAAAGGCAATAAAGTCGCACCGAAATATCAAATTACGGTCGACGGCCAGACGTACCAGTGGACAGGTCGCGGTCGAACACCCGTCGTTTTTCGCAAACACGTCGAGCAAGGTGGGTCTTTAGACGACTGCCTTATTTAA
- a CDS encoding patatin-like phospholipase family protein yields MRTVLSIDGGGIRGIIPALVLDYLEQASNKPISELFDVSVGTSSGGIIALGIAQADPQGKPKYTAHDLAEFFENSGRKIFQKTVWRNIRSAGGVLDERYSARPLEAALRKYYADARLGDTLGSTMVTSYDIEGRRTLFLKSWHPDHETVLCRDAARATSAAPTYFEPALIDVQGSHRALIDGGVFVNSPVVSAYAEALKLFPGEPLAVVSLGTGELIRRIHYESAKDWGQAGWVTPLIDCMFDGATKVANHQMRMFLGDHYFRLQVTLDEANDDMDDASEVNIQNLKRIANRMISENRSTLDRILDVVA; encoded by the coding sequence ATGCGGACAGTACTTTCAATAGACGGCGGTGGTATTCGCGGAATTATTCCGGCACTTGTTTTGGATTATTTAGAGCAGGCGTCAAATAAGCCCATATCGGAACTGTTTGATGTGTCTGTGGGAACATCCTCTGGTGGCATTATCGCCTTGGGTATTGCGCAGGCAGATCCACAGGGAAAACCTAAATATACTGCTCACGATTTAGCAGAGTTTTTTGAGAATAGCGGCAGGAAGATTTTTCAGAAAACAGTGTGGCGTAATATTCGTTCTGCGGGGGGTGTTTTAGACGAACGTTACTCGGCTAGACCCTTGGAAGCTGCGCTTCGTAAATATTATGCGGATGCTCGGCTGGGCGATACCTTAGGCTCGACTATGGTTACGAGCTACGACATCGAAGGCCGTCGAACCCTGTTTTTGAAGAGTTGGCACCCAGACCATGAGACCGTCCTTTGCCGCGACGCAGCGCGTGCAACGAGTGCTGCCCCCACTTATTTCGAACCCGCACTCATTGACGTCCAAGGTAGTCACCGTGCGCTCATTGACGGCGGGGTTTTCGTAAACTCTCCGGTCGTTTCGGCTTATGCAGAGGCGTTAAAACTCTTTCCGGGCGAGCCGCTGGCGGTGGTTTCACTGGGTACCGGTGAACTCATTCGCCGGATTCACTACGAGTCTGCAAAAGATTGGGGGCAGGCGGGCTGGGTGACGCCGCTCATTGACTGCATGTTCGACGGTGCGACAAAAGTGGCGAACCATCAGATGCGGATGTTTTTGGGCGATCATTATTTTCGTCTTCAGGTGACGTTGGACGAGGCGAATGACGATATGGACGATGCCAGCGAGGTTAATATTCAAAACCTAAAGCGCATAGCTAACCGCATGATTTCAGAAAATCGATCGACCCTCGATCGGATTTTGGACGTTGTCGCCTAA
- the pdxA gene encoding 4-hydroxythreonine-4-phosphate dehydrogenase PdxA, protein MSLPRIVITAGEPAGIGPDVIVKALQSDITARIAVVGDADLLKRRANMLGIACDIQKLDIPSEVSAHVPNRIQVLHTPCLDDVVPGTLNIANARYVITTLERSASLAQDGVFDAIVTAPVQKSIINDSGIPFSGHTEFFADFFRCEDVVMLLTNQKFKVALATTHLPLRDVPNAISKDGLCKQFRIIHRSFCELYGVEKPRIAMLGLNPHAGEGGHLGKEELDTLIPARDVALSEDIDVSLPLPADTAFVSEAGKCADVILAMYHDQGLPVLKTAGFGHSVNVTLGLPIIRTSVDHGTALELAASGKASEGSLLAAINEAIVCAHHQA, encoded by the coding sequence ATGAGCCTACCCCGTATAGTCATCACGGCAGGCGAGCCAGCGGGAATTGGGCCTGACGTCATTGTCAAAGCCCTGCAATCTGATATCACGGCGCGTATTGCAGTCGTTGGAGATGCTGACCTGCTAAAACGCCGAGCCAATATGCTTGGCATCGCCTGCGACATTCAAAAACTCGATATCCCAAGCGAGGTATCGGCACACGTACCTAATCGAATCCAGGTACTTCACACTCCTTGCTTGGACGACGTTGTCCCGGGCACCTTGAATATTGCTAACGCAAGATACGTCATCACAACCCTCGAGAGGTCAGCAAGCCTCGCTCAGGACGGCGTCTTTGATGCCATCGTGACCGCCCCGGTGCAAAAATCCATCATCAATGACAGCGGTATCCCGTTCTCGGGCCACACCGAGTTCTTCGCCGATTTTTTTCGTTGTGAAGACGTTGTGATGCTACTCACCAATCAGAAATTCAAAGTAGCACTCGCGACCACCCATTTACCGCTGCGCGACGTTCCAAATGCGATCAGCAAAGACGGTCTTTGCAAACAATTCCGCATTATTCATCGCAGCTTCTGTGAACTCTACGGCGTAGAAAAACCCCGTATCGCCATGTTGGGGTTAAACCCACACGCGGGTGAAGGTGGGCACCTCGGTAAGGAGGAGCTTGATACGCTCATCCCAGCGCGTGACGTCGCGCTAAGTGAAGACATCGACGTTAGCTTGCCTCTTCCTGCCGATACAGCCTTCGTATCAGAGGCGGGTAAGTGCGCCGATGTTATTCTCGCGATGTATCACGACCAGGGCTTGCCTGTTTTAAAAACGGCGGGGTTTGGACACTCGGTCAACGTCACTTTAGGACTCCCGATTATTCGCACCTCTGTCGATCATGGAACAGCGCTGGAACTTGCGGCTTCTGGAAAGGCCTCAGAAGGAAGTCTGCTCGCCGCCATCAATGAAGCGATTGTTTGCGCCCATCATCAAGCTTAG
- a CDS encoding peptidylprolyl isomerase has product MLHGKFFHHATAVLALAAALSTNAQVVPLDSVVAIVDEDIILSSEVRDRVQQIKTSATQRGMQLPDDDTLVQETLDRLILESIQLQLADRYGIRIPDAQLDQSMARVAAQNRLTLEQFRDALTQNGQSYLQMREALRDELAIQRVQQGSVMRDISITEREIDNFMATEEGEAMVEPEYRVEQALVSVSRSDSDAERAAKEDFVDGVLANILAGAAFAEAVSVIEPYEFRGGDLGWRKLSDIPSMFAEIVPNLKPGQTGKVQSSSGLHLVHLAEARGIERLVEQTNVRHILVKPNEVLDDDAAREFIASLKQRIEGGEDFGELAKEHSDDIGSAQEGGELGWTNPGQMVAEFESAMAGADINVLTDPIRSEFGWHILEVTDRRTENFAEQVRRNQVANFLRESKYEEELENWLREIREEAFVDIK; this is encoded by the coding sequence ATGCTACACGGTAAGTTTTTTCATCACGCAACGGCTGTGCTCGCACTCGCCGCCGCTCTCTCTACCAACGCACAAGTGGTTCCACTAGACAGTGTTGTAGCCATTGTCGACGAGGACATAATCCTCTCAAGTGAAGTGCGTGATCGTGTTCAACAGATTAAAACATCCGCCACTCAACGGGGTATGCAATTGCCCGACGATGACACGCTTGTCCAAGAGACTCTCGACCGACTGATCCTGGAGAGCATTCAATTGCAGCTTGCTGATCGCTACGGGATACGAATTCCCGATGCACAGCTAGACCAATCAATGGCGCGGGTAGCGGCCCAAAATCGACTCACACTCGAGCAGTTCAGAGACGCGCTAACGCAAAATGGCCAAAGCTATTTGCAAATGCGTGAGGCCCTAAGAGACGAACTGGCGATACAGCGTGTGCAGCAAGGCAGTGTGATGCGTGATATCAGTATTACCGAGCGTGAAATTGATAACTTCATGGCGACGGAAGAAGGCGAGGCTATGGTCGAGCCTGAATATCGCGTGGAGCAGGCGCTCGTCTCTGTTTCTCGCTCAGACAGTGACGCTGAGCGCGCGGCAAAGGAAGACTTTGTCGATGGTGTCCTAGCTAATATTCTTGCTGGGGCCGCTTTTGCCGAAGCCGTAAGCGTGATCGAGCCTTACGAATTTCGAGGTGGCGATTTGGGTTGGCGTAAGTTGAGCGATATTCCGAGCATGTTTGCCGAGATCGTTCCCAATCTGAAGCCCGGGCAAACGGGCAAGGTGCAATCGAGCTCTGGCTTACACCTCGTGCACTTGGCCGAGGCACGTGGCATCGAGCGACTCGTTGAGCAGACCAATGTTCGGCATATCCTTGTCAAACCAAACGAGGTACTCGATGACGACGCTGCACGAGAATTTATCGCATCACTCAAGCAACGGATTGAGGGCGGTGAGGACTTTGGCGAGCTCGCCAAAGAGCATTCTGACGATATTGGTTCGGCGCAAGAGGGTGGTGAGCTCGGCTGGACCAACCCAGGCCAGATGGTAGCCGAGTTCGAATCGGCCATGGCGGGTGCAGATATTAATGTCCTGACAGACCCAATTCGTAGCGAATTCGGCTGGCATATTTTAGAAGTAACCGATCGCAGGACAGAAAATTTCGCCGAACAGGTACGACGCAATCAAGTGGCCAACTTCCTTCGCGAATCTAAGTATGAAGAAGAGCTAGAGAACTGGCTCAGAGAGATTCGTGAAGAGGCCTTCGTCGACATCAAATAA